The window ATTCGTCACGGCGAGCGTCGTACCCGGGGACAACGCCAAACCGACTTGAAAGTTGGCGTTGTCAATGCGCGGAATGAACGACACGCGCGCCATGACGCTCGGCACGATGACGTACAGTCCACCCAGGATCGCCAACGTGACAATGAAAATCACGACGCGATGATCGAGCGTCCATGCCAGGAGGCGGCGATAACTGCGATCGAGCCAACCCAGTTTGGTGGAATGCTCTTCGAGTTCCTCGCTGGACTTGGGTTTGCGTTGCCGGAACAAGTACGCCGAGAGCATCGGCGCGAGCGTAAACGCTTCAAAGAGTGAGATGAGCACCGCGGCGGTCACGGCGAGACCGAACTCGCGATAAAAGCGACCGATTTGCCCAGTCGTGAATGCAATCGGAAAGAACACGGACACGATGGTCAACGTCATCGCGACGACGGAAAGCGATACCTCGTTCGTGCCGCGCGACGCGGCTTCCTTGGGCGTCTCGCCGCGTTCCATGTGCCGGAAAATATTTTCGCGTACGACGATCGCGTCGTCGAGCACCAAGCCGACCGCGAGCGAGAGCGCGAGGAGCGTCATCATGTTCAGCGATAGATTCAGCGCGCTCATCGCGGCGAACGTGCCGATCATGATGACCGGCAAGCCGGCGATGGTGACGAACGTGTTCAAAAAGTTACGGAAAAACAAGAGGACGATGAGCGAAGCAAACCCAGCTCCGTAAATCAAATCCATCGTCGAGTCCTCAATGGATTTCTTGATGAAGCTGGATTGATCGTTTGATATCGCAATGTCGAGATCGCGAAATTCGCGTTGCATCCGCTGGACTTCGGCGCGCACCCGTTCGGCGACCTGCACGGTGTTCGTGCCGGACTGTTTCCGCACCTGGACGGCGACGCTGTCTTTGCCATTGAGCCGACTGTACGATGTGACTTCGGCGGTCGTGTCTTGCACCGTCGCAATGTCCTTGATGCGGAGCGGCGTGCCGCGCGAGGTGACGATGGTCAAATTGCGAATGTCGTCGAGCGAAGTGAATTCGCCGGGGACGCGTAGGAGCAAGTCCGTGCCGTCTTGCGTGATCTTGCCGCCCGGCACGCTAAGATTTTCGCCGCGAATCGCGCTGCTTACTTGCGAAAGCGAGAGCCGATGCGAGCGCAGATCGTCGAGGTTCAAATTCACTTGAATCTCGCGGCGACCGCCGCCGCTGACCGACACATCCGCGACGCCGTCAATCCGTTCGACGCGTGGTTGCAGTTGATCTTCGACGAGGGTACGCAACTCGTACGATTTCATCTTGCCCGATTTGTCCGAGATGTTGAACGTCAACACGGACTGGGATGAAAAATCAAAACGTTGCACCGTCGGTTGGTTCGCGCCGCTCGGCAAACTGTTCTGTGTCCGCGCGACGCGTTCGCGCACGATGTCGAACGCGGCTTTGGGATCCGTTTCGAGCGTAAAGTCCACGCTGATCTGCGAATTGTTTTCGCGCGAGGTCGAGCGAATGTTGGTGACGCCGGGCAGGGTGCTCAACGCATCTTCGATGGGTTGTGTGACCTGGCGTTGAATCTCGGAAGGTCCCGCGCCTGAGTACGTCGTCGAAACGGAAACGCTCGGATTCGATGTTTCGGGGAACAGGTCCACCGACAACTTGTTATATCCAAAGTAGCCGATGACGACGAGCACTGCCATCATCATCGTCACGAAAACCGGTTGCTTGATTGAGATGTTCGCTATGTTCATCGAGCCGCCTCTTTCTGCGAGTGGCAAATTGAAAATTTGCCTTACGAGCCAGTTGCAATTTCAACCGTCGCGCTCAACCCAGGATAGAGCCGCGCGTCTGTTGGATCAATGTCAATCCACACTGGAACAGTCACCACGGTAGTTGTCGTCGTCGCGATCAAACCGATTTTTTGGACGACACCGGTCAACACTCTATCGCCGATGGCGTCCGCGGTGATCCTGGCTTTTTGTCCGACCTTGATGTTCGCGAGCGTCGTTTCGTCGGCGTTCACCAACACCTGCATCTTGGTCAGGTCGGCGAGTACCATCACGGCGGTATTCGCACCGACCGACTCGCCAATTTTCGGTGTGATTGAAAGCAGTGTCCCGTCGAATGGCGCGGAGAGTTTGGTGTTGGTCAGGTTTTGTTTCGCCAGGTCGAGCGCGAGTTGCGCTTGCTTGAATTGAATCTGCCCGATTTCGCGTTCGGACGCGGTGGGATGATTGACGGCGAGGTTGTACTGCGCGAGCGCGGTTTGCAGGTTGAGCGTCGCGGTTTGCAGGTTGACTGCCGCTGCGCCTGTTTTGCTCGAGCGATCATACGCCGCTTGGGCTTGGTCTACCGCGGCTTTGGCGCGATCGAGATTGGCTTGTGCCACCGCCATGTCGTCGGCGCTGGGACCTTGCTGAATGCGCGCCCAGGTCGCGTTTGCCACATCGAACGTGGCTTGCGCTTGCGCGAATTGCGCTTCGAGCACGGCGGTATCGAGTGAGCCGAGGAGCGTGCCGGCTTTGACCGCAGCGCCTTCCGCGACCGGCAATTCTTTGACGCGTCCGGCGGCGGTGAAAGCGAGCGATACCTGGTTCGCGGCGACTAGGTTGCCGACGAGTTTCACATTCGTAACCGCGCGCAACGCGGCGAAGGGCGTCGCGGTTGCGGCGGGTTGGGTTGGGGCAACGGCGGGGCGTTGCTGCGTCGCTTCCGCTGTTGGCGTGGATGCTTGCGCCGAAACCGGCGGCGCGCTGCACGCGGTGGCGACGACCGCGTTCAGAACGAGGATAATGAAAAGCGCATACAGAACCACAGTGTTACGCATGAATTCGTGCTCTCCTTCGAGACGGTAAGCCAGTCATGTCAAACTGAGCGGAGCGAAAATTATGTGCGATCAGCGCGCGAACGCGGCAGAAGAAGAAAAGCTGATCGAGGAGATCTTTCGCGTATGCCGCCGCTGAGATCTCGGACAGCTATTTTCCCTTTGATATATTTTCAGAATGGAAGGATTATACGCGAGTCGAGAGCGGTGTCAAACGGCAGGATGATTATTTGACGGGTGTGCGTCAAGTTTTTGGGTGGTGAAATAACCTTGCGAAGGTTGAACGGCAATCATATTTGATTTGTCGTCAAAACCTTCGCAAGGTTGAGTGTTCCAAAATTTTGAAAGACAGCCTTATTTGACAAAGACCAGGACCTGTGGTAAATCCTTCATCAAGATGACGAACCGATTTTCGACTCAGCGAGGCTTGTACAAGTTTGAGGGCATCTGGTACTTTTATGCTGACAGTGCCACGCGGGGTCGAATCGTCACGCGCTAGTCTAGCCGTACTCGAAATCAGGGAGCGTGGGATTCAACCCCACGCTCCTTTCATTTCATCTAAAAAATATTCAGGAGGAGAGAAAATGTCTCAACGTTTCACAATTCTCGCGTTGTTCGTCGTTGCGATCCTGCTCGCCGCGTGCGCGACACCCACGCCGACGGCTGTTCCGCCGACGGCTGTGCCCGCGACGAAAGCGCCGGAGCCGACGAAAGCCGCGGCAACTGTCGCGCCAACCGTTGCGCCCACCGCCGTGCCCGCGACCAAAGCGCCCGAACCGACGAAACCGCCGGAGCCAACCAAAGCCGCCGCGCCGGACAAGGTCACGGTCGCGTACGTCGCGATCACGAACTTTGCGCCGCTCTACATCGCGATCGAGCGCGGGTACATGAAAGAGCAAAACATCGAAGTGTCCGCGCAAAAAGTGACGACCGCCGCGGACGCACTGCCGTTCCTCGCGACCGGGCAGTACGACGCGGGTGGGATCGGTATGGCGGCGGCGACGTTCAACGGGTTCAACAAAGCGTTGGACTTTCGCATCGTCGCCTCGGCGGCGATTCAGCCGTTGAAAAATGGTCCGACTGTGATCCTGGTTCGCAAGGATTTGAAAGATTCCGGCAAAGTGAAATCCGTCGCCGATTTGAAAGGCATGAAAGTCGGAGTTGCCGGCGCGGCGGGTTCGACCGGCGCGTACTTTGTTGCCAAAGCATTGCGCGATGTCAACTTGACGTTCAAAGACATCACCGCTGTCAATCTCGCCAATCCCGACCTGGTGCTCGCGATGAAACAATCATCGGTGGATGCCGCGCTCGTCGGTCCGCCGTACTCGGATCAGATCCTCAAGGATGGCACGGGTGTTTTGCTCGCGCAGGATACCGCACCAGGCGCGATGACGACGGTGTGGATGTACTCGGGCAAGTTCATCAAGGAACGCCCGGACGTTGCCAGACGCTTTATGCTCGCGCTCGTCAAGGGTTCGCGCGCGATGCAGGGCGCCAAGTACCTCGATCCGGAAAACATCAAGGCGTACATCAAGTACACGCCTTCGACCGAAGACGCGATCAAGACTGGCATCCCGCCGTTCATTGATCCTGACTTGAAAGTGTACCTCGACAGCGTCAAAAGTTTGGAAGAAGTTTTCCGTGCTGAAGGGTGGACGGATTACACAAACGTGATTGCGGCGGACAAGATGGCAGATACCTCCTTTGTGGACAATGCCGTCAAAGTTCTGGGTGCGTTCAAGCCGTAGTGTAAAGGATGAAGGCAGAAGGATGAAGGATGAATTCGCATTTTTCATTCTTCTGCCTTTTTGATAATTATGCCGATCAAGATCAAAGCGACGAACGTTTGTAAATCGTATCCCGCGCGGGGCGGCACGGTGACCGCGCTAACGAATTTCAATCTAAAAGTGCAAGAAGGTGAATTCGTTTGTATCGTCGGTCCTTCCGGTTGCGGCAAGTCTACGTTTCTGCGGATGCTGGCTGGTTTGTCGCCGGTCACGTCGGGGCAAGTGACACTTGTGCCCGGCAAATCCGGAACGCCGTTGCAAAGCATCGTCTTTCAAGAGTACGCGATCTTTCCCTGGAAGACGGTGCTCGACAACGTCGCGTTCGGATTGCAGATGCGCGGGATGCCGCGCGCGCAACGCCACGCCGTTGCGACCGACTGGCTGAAAAAAGTTGGCTTGGCGAAATTTGCGAATGCGTATCCCCATCAACTTTCCGGCGGAATGAAACAGCGCGTCAGCATCGCGCGCGCATTCGCGAACGATCCCGAAATTTTGTTGATGGACGAGCCGCTCGGCGCGCTCGACGCGCAGACGCGCACGGTTCTGCAAGAAGAATTGATCCGGTTGTGGGAAGCGTCGCGCAAGACGGTCGTGTACATCACGCACAGCATCGAAGAAGCGGTGTTGCTTGGCGACCGCGTGATTTTGATGACCGCGCATCCTGGGATGTTCAAATGCGAATTCGCGGTGCCGTTCCCGCGCCCTCGCGCGTTTGAATTGACCGGCACGCCCGAGTTTAGCCGGTTGACCTACGCGATCTGGAAAGAACTGCAAGGCGAGGTGCAGCGCGCGATGGAGCAACAAGCATGAAACTCGATACCGACACACGCGACCGCTTGCTCGCCATCGGCTTTCCGTTATTCCTGCTCGCGTTGTGGGAATTCGTCGTGCGCGCGCAATGGCTCGACGGACGGTTCTTTCCCGCGCCGTCGGCGGTCGCGGTGGCGCTGTGGAATCTGACGGCGAAGGGTGATTT is drawn from Chloroflexota bacterium and contains these coding sequences:
- a CDS encoding HlyD family secretion protein, with amino-acid sequence MRNTVVLYALFIILVLNAVVATACSAPPVSAQASTPTAEATQQRPAVAPTQPAATATPFAALRAVTNVKLVGNLVAANQVSLAFTAAGRVKELPVAEGAAVKAGTLLGSLDTAVLEAQFAQAQATFDVANATWARIQQGPSADDMAVAQANLDRAKAAVDQAQAAYDRSSKTGAAAVNLQTATLNLQTALAQYNLAVNHPTASEREIGQIQFKQAQLALDLAKQNLTNTKLSAPFDGTLLSITPKIGESVGANTAVMVLADLTKMQVLVNADETTLANIKVGQKARITADAIGDRVLTGVVQKIGLIATTTTTVVTVPVWIDIDPTDARLYPGLSATVEIATGS
- a CDS encoding ABC transporter substrate-binding protein encodes the protein MSQRFTILALFVVAILLAACATPTPTAVPPTAVPATKAPEPTKAAATVAPTVAPTAVPATKAPEPTKPPEPTKAAAPDKVTVAYVAITNFAPLYIAIERGYMKEQNIEVSAQKVTTAADALPFLATGQYDAGGIGMAAATFNGFNKALDFRIVASAAIQPLKNGPTVILVRKDLKDSGKVKSVADLKGMKVGVAGAAGSTGAYFVAKALRDVNLTFKDITAVNLANPDLVLAMKQSSVDAALVGPPYSDQILKDGTGVLLAQDTAPGAMTTVWMYSGKFIKERPDVARRFMLALVKGSRAMQGAKYLDPENIKAYIKYTPSTEDAIKTGIPPFIDPDLKVYLDSVKSLEEVFRAEGWTDYTNVIAADKMADTSFVDNAVKVLGAFKP
- a CDS encoding efflux RND transporter permease subunit; this translates as MNIANISIKQPVFVTMMMAVLVVIGYFGYNKLSVDLFPETSNPSVSVSTTYSGAGPSEIQRQVTQPIEDALSTLPGVTNIRSTSRENNSQISVDFTLETDPKAAFDIVRERVARTQNSLPSGANQPTVQRFDFSSQSVLTFNISDKSGKMKSYELRTLVEDQLQPRVERIDGVADVSVSGGGRREIQVNLNLDDLRSHRLSLSQVSSAIRGENLSVPGGKITQDGTDLLLRVPGEFTSLDDIRNLTIVTSRGTPLRIKDIATVQDTTAEVTSYSRLNGKDSVAVQVRKQSGTNTVQVAERVRAEVQRMQREFRDLDIAISNDQSSFIKKSIEDSTMDLIYGAGFASLIVLLFFRNFLNTFVTIAGLPVIMIGTFAAMSALNLSLNMMTLLALSLAVGLVLDDAIVVRENIFRHMERGETPKEAASRGTNEVSLSVVAMTLTIVSVFFPIAFTTGQIGRFYREFGLAVTAAVLISLFEAFTLAPMLSAYLFRQRKPKSSEELEEHSTKLGWLDRSYRRLLAWTLDHRVVIFIVTLAILGGLYVIVPSVMARVSFIPRIDNANFQVGLALSPGTTLAVTNEQAKQIEAALLTVEGIDNVFANIGGGSSPERANFNVQMKDLGALKTVEAEVRQKLAGMKGVSFNFQGGFGGGGTNVGSRPIQINLLSGGSPDELDLVAQDVIKGMAGIPGLADIDRSNEPGKPELRIMVDRNRASQYNLTTSGLGTTIRSLVSGDTASRYREPGKEADIIVRLRPEDRSRLDDIMSLGIQTPSGQTVPLRNVATIISSSGPSVISRLNRQTQIGIGANAVGRLPAQVAADMRERLNQLRLPSNVTVRFGGQVQQTQDALNTLMGSLALSVLFMYMVLASQFGSFTQPIVLMLALPLAIIGAFGALIITGTPADMTAVIGLILLMGLAVKNSILLVDFANRLRAQGMTRTEALLIAGPTRLRPILMTTSALILGMTPVALARGAGGSFRAPMAIAVIGGLITSTLLTLLIVPVFYDVLIAAQEKLLRRPAKVAQPAATPAAE
- a CDS encoding ABC transporter ATP-binding protein, with the protein product MPIKIKATNVCKSYPARGGTVTALTNFNLKVQEGEFVCIVGPSGCGKSTFLRMLAGLSPVTSGQVTLVPGKSGTPLQSIVFQEYAIFPWKTVLDNVAFGLQMRGMPRAQRHAVATDWLKKVGLAKFANAYPHQLSGGMKQRVSIARAFANDPEILLMDEPLGALDAQTRTVLQEELIRLWEASRKTVVYITHSIEEAVLLGDRVILMTAHPGMFKCEFAVPFPRPRAFELTGTPEFSRLTYAIWKELQGEVQRAMEQQA